From a region of the Pelagicoccus enzymogenes genome:
- a CDS encoding DUF4240 domain-containing protein has product MSEAKKQFWKHLEGLNKEAAEEDLRKRLLKLSPERIAQFQEHFDREMDRAYNWELWAAAYLMEGGCSDDGFIDFRYGLISRGRSFFEAALEKPDNIADLVDDDEYIANESFGYVAAEVYEEKTGNEIPYVDFKRRSEPSGENWDVDDPKECAKRLPKLWARFGE; this is encoded by the coding sequence ATGTCCGAAGCGAAAAAACAGTTCTGGAAACACCTCGAAGGCTTAAACAAAGAAGCCGCCGAGGAAGACTTGAGAAAACGGCTCCTCAAGCTTTCGCCGGAAAGGATCGCCCAGTTCCAAGAACACTTCGATCGAGAAATGGACCGCGCCTATAACTGGGAACTGTGGGCTGCCGCCTACCTAATGGAAGGCGGCTGTTCCGACGACGGCTTCATCGATTTCCGCTACGGCCTGATATCGAGAGGCAGGAGCTTCTTTGAGGCTGCCCTCGAAAAGCCTGACAACATCGCCGATCTAGTCGATGACGACGAGTACATCGCTAACGAGTCCTTCGGCTACGTCGCCGCCGAGGTTTACGAGGAAAAGACAGGCAACGAAATCCCTTACGTCGACTTCAAGCGGCGCAGCGAGCCGAGCGGAGAAAACTGGGACGTGGACGACCCGAAAGAATGCGCCAAGCGACTTCCCAAGCTCTGGGCCCGCTTCGGAGAATAG